From uncultured Desulfobacter sp.:
CATCGGTGCGGACACCACCATGGCTGTGGGCAACGGGGTTAACGATGCCTTGATGCTTAAGCATGCAGCGCTGGGCGTCGCCGTGCTTGGGGAGGAGGGGATGGCATCGTCGGCACTGATGGCCAGCGATGTGATAATCCGGCATATTCTGGATGTATTTGCCTTTTTTGAAAATCCTAAACGATTGATTGCCACCCTGAGAAACTGATTTTACCGGGGTGTTTCCGGCATGTATTTTTTGGCCTTGATCATCCTTTCGGCCACGTATCGGGTAGGGGCAGATTCCATATCTGCCCTGTTCTTTGTTCCGGCAATAAGACGCATATGGATAGGGCGCATTCCCATTTTCCCGGTTTCAAAAAAGCCTATCTTTTGATGAAAAAAACATGATATGAACTCCCGAAACGATACTATCTGAGGAGCGAATATTATGGATATTAAAAAAGCCAAAGACTGTGAAACTGTTGAAGATGTTCATGCTTGCCTGAAGGCACTGGATGAAGATAACCGGTTAATTCGAACCCCTGAAGAGTTAGAACCCACATTGAGCAGGTAGCCTTATTCTTTTCCTTAATTATTGAAAATAATTTTTTTTCTACCCGCATATCTCAAAAAAAGGACTTTTTCTAACGAAAACAGACCTCATTCATTAACAGATTGACACTTTCTATTCTATATTTCCATCTCAGTAAATGGAAGACTTCTGAGCAAAGAGTCCAACTCTTCCATTACTGATTACCCACTTCAAGTGGGTGGATTTAACCACGGGCTTTTAAAACTCGGCTTAAGGCCTGCCCAAGAATAATAAAAATATACTCAGTCTTAAACGGAGCGGCTGTTATTCTGCACAAGCCTCTTGAAAACAAGGGGTAATTTGATAAATTTTTGCGACAGAATTTCCCAACAGGGATAATATTTTTCTGCGCAAATCACTAAGACCTTCCAGCATCATCTTGACCTGTTTGCCATCTCTTATCACAACATGATTGATTCCTTCCAAAATTTGGAAAACCCATCTCATAGTTGGACGTTGAATGGGTTGCTTGATCTGGTTGGGAATCGTTTCATCCAACTGTTTCAAGGCTTTCCTCAAGCGCCTTTGCGCAATAGTGTAAATGAGTAACTCAACTTTCGGTGATCAAAAAAGACAGCAAATAAAAATATAACAAATTGAATATACAGTTTAAATTGACGAATTTCGCTTTATATAATATGCTTTGTTTACCACTAAACAAACATTTCAGACAAAGGAAATTCGTCAAAATGAATACTACCCTTACCGACGTACAAAATCAAATAACAAATTCAGAACAGATTGGCGTAATCAGTGATTATTTTGCAAAATTCAAAATCGGTACGTTATTGAATCGATCAGGAATCGTTAAAACAAAAGGTGCATCACCGCTTGCCATTTTCACAGCCATATTTAACCTGGCATTTCACAACGAAAATTTATACCAGGGCATTGTGAAAAACAAAGAAGTGGAGGTCGATAAAGACGCTGCTTACAATTTTTTGAATTCTCCAACATATAACTGGCGTCGGTTTACCCTTCATCTTTGCCGCCGGATTTATTTTGTCATCAGAAAACTTCTTGATGATTCTTCCGAAGAAGTTCTTATTTTTGACGACTCCACCTATAGCAGAAACCGATCTAAAAAAGTCGAGCTTTTATCCCGGGTGTTTGATCATACAGATATGAAGTACATCAAAGGATTCCGGATGCTGACCCTTGGCTGGTCTGACGGTAACAGTTTTCTTGGACTTGATTTTGCCCTTTTATCATCTGCAGACAAAAAGAATCGATATAATGAAATCAATCCTGATATTGATAAAAGGACCTGCGGATATCATCGTCCAGCGTCATGGGGCGTCGTCTCGTCATGGGGTCGGGCCGTACCAACCGACTGATATAAAAACGTATTCCCCTGATATCTATCCGTTTCTGTTGATTAAAAGTCCATTTTCAGGTATCAAATTGCATGTTTAAGCTTAAAGCATGTCAACGATCACCTGAAAAGCTGAGGTTCTGATGGCACGAGCAAAACGGCACTATCTTCCCGGGCATGTCTGGCACATCACCCATCGATGTCATAAAAAAGAATTCCTTCTAAAATTCGGGCGGGACAGGCGGCGTTGGATTGAATGGTTATTCGAGGCCCGAAAACGCTATGGTTTGAAGGTGCTCAACTACATTGTAACTTCCAATCACGTTCATTTGCTTGTTGTCGACGGCGGGGGGCGTCACGTGATTCCTGATTCAATCAAACTCATTGCAGGACGAACAGCCCAGGAGTTCAATCAACGAAAGAAACGAAAAGGGGCGTTCTGGGAAGATCGTTATCATGCTACGGCGATTCAGTGCGATGAGCACCTGATAAAATGCCTTATTTACATTGATTTAAACATGGTGAGAACCGGTGTGGTCAAGCATCCGGCAGAATGGGAATTCAGCGGATATCATGACATACAGAATCCGCGACAAAGGTACCGAATTATCGACTATGATGCCCTGATGAGTGTGTTCCAATTTACTGATTTGGATCATATGAAAGAGTCTCACCAGATTTGGGTTACAGAAGAGTTGAAAGAGGATCGGTTAAAACGTCAAAGCCAGTGGACAGAAAGCATTGCAATCGGCGATAAATCGTTTGTAGAATCCGTAAAGGAAAGTTTGAAACACCGAGCAAAGGGCAGGGACGTCGTCGAAGCTGAAAACGGTATCTGCCAACTTCGTGAAACGCATGAACCATATGATGGATATATCCCTAAACCGTTATTTCGTAACGAGTATTTATGGGAATGATTCTGGTATTTTCTTAAACGCTCTTTTTTGGGGGCGAAATTGTAGGTTTAAGCCTTAAAATACGACAAAAAATGGGGCTATATTCTGATGAAACAGTATGTTGCCACGGCCCGACCCCAAGCCCAACACAAGCCCAACCATTAAAAACTATTATCGAAAATTCAAGGAAGACCGTGATCCTTGGGACGAAGGTGCGCCGGACATGGCTGATTTTAGGCAGGTCCTTATGCACTGGGGGATAACCAAAAAACAACTCCCTGTCGTTCGCAGACGATTAGCTGTTAAAGCAACTCTTTTTGCAATACTGGCAATATGGGGGTGTTGGTATCTGCTGACCAAAGATAGCTGGGTATCTGCGGGTATTCCAGCCATTATTTCAGGATCGACTGTGGCTATTTGTAATGGTTGGAGAGCGCAGGTCCTTTACCGGGAACGGTTTACCTATTTTAAGGATTGGTTTCTGTGGGGGTGGTTTGATTGGGTCGGAAAAGAAACCCCAATCGCCCAGGCAGAGCGGTTGAAATACGAAGGAGCGTTAGATCATGAGTGATGCTCTTTCTCAAGTATCAGATATGTCCACCAATATAGCTGCAACGGATTGGTCTAAGCAAATTCTGGACAGCTTTTTTGGGGACGGTTGGAACACTTTTCTTTCTGGTTCCTCTACCACAACTGAAGCAACGTCATTGATTTTTGAAATTCTTGGATCACTTAATACAATCGCCATGTTTTGTGCAACCGTGCTTCTAACCGTCTTTACTTTATATGGAGTAATCGGGACGGCTCATGAAGGCAATTTCCTGGGGAAGCGGATGCACTCTGTTTGGGCACCCGTTCGCTCTACTGTGGCGATTAGTTTCCTGGCCCCGGTAGCCAAAGGTTTATGTGTTTTGCAAATCATTATTTTGGCATCCGTAGGGATGTCAATTAACTTTGCGAATACCCTTTGGGGAACCGGCCTGGATTTCATGAAGGAGAATCAAGGAAAGATTTCAACGATATTGCCTGCTGACACCCTCAGCAATTTTGATAAAGTGGTTGACTATACAATCTACGCCACAGCCGTCCAGCGGTATATGCAGTATTATCAGAATAAAGAATTCTCTGGTAATCTGTATGAAGTTAGTTGGGAGCCGGACTATTATGTTGCTGTTGATCCTTATTTGACGGGATTAGATCAAGCTTCAGTCTCCGGCCGTTGGCTATTGTCCTTTAATATCCCTTGGTCTGTTGCTGGGTCAGGAGATGGTAGTTGGAGTAAACTTAAAACGCAGATGGCAAATAAAGTGCGTGACTTTACAAGTTGGGGCGTGGATAGTGGCGATCTATGGTCCATTTCTATACCGGCAACATCGCAGTCGGATGCCATCGGTCTCGCCCGAAGGGATGCGGTAGTCAGAGCTGTTACTGACGTTGGCAATATCGTTGGCAATGTCGTTGCGGCTAAAAAAGGTGCGAACACACCCAGTTACGACAGGAACGATATCATTGCTATAGTTGAAAATTATGATAATACCGTTAAGCCTATTTTGAAACAGGCTGAAACCATTTCAGATGTTATTTTCCAAGAGGGCTTAAATGATTTTGTTGATGATGCCAAAAATTCAGGCTGGCTGTTTGCTGGATCATATTATTGGACAATCTCACGGTATGCAGAAAGGCAAAGCGAAGTAGTCAATAATAAGCCGACATTCAAGAGGCCTGATAAAGACGAAATACAGGAAGAATTCTCCAGCAGTGCTGTTACCAGTCACGGATCGCAGTTTAGAGGAATTATCAAGGCTGTTATAGGCAAATTGTCTTCCAAGTCTGTAAGTATAGAAGACAAGGCTAAAATTGCAAAATCCGGCCTAAAAACAGACCCTATGGAGGCCGCAAAGAATATGTTGGCACTGAATTGGAGTGATAATGTAATCAATTATTTTGTCGGTAAAATGTCAAGCGAAGGTGATATCATCGGCAATATGTCAACGGTTGGTCATTATTGCATCAATACAGCTCTTGGAATGATCGCATTTCAAACAATAGTGGCTATAGCCGGCGATGTTGCTTCTAATCCGGTGGCTGAAATCACAAGCCTTGGATTGTCCAGTATAATTTCAGGTGGGGCAAAGGTTCTCGGGTCATATTTGATGTCTGCAATTATGCCGATCATGCTTTTAGGATTCTTTTTAGCCTTCTATTTACCGGCATTGCCCTGGATCGCCTGGACACTTGCCACGGTGGGCTGGGTACTGCTTTGTTTGGAATCCCTGTTTGCGGCCCCTCTCTGGGCCGTAGCTCACAGTATCCCCGAAGGCGAAGGGATCGCCGGGACGCACGGCAAACAAGGTTATATGTTATTCCTGGCAGTTCTTCTCCGTCCACCTTTGATGGTCGCAGGGTTTTTCTGTGCCGTAATTCTCGCAGGTATTCTCGGGAAATTTATTGGTGGGTCGTTTGCAATATTTCAAGCTGGAATGAACGCTGAACATTCAGGC
This genomic window contains:
- a CDS encoding transposase: MNTTLTDVQNQITNSEQIGVISDYFAKFKIGTLLNRSGIVKTKGASPLAIFTAIFNLAFHNENLYQGIVKNKEVEVDKDAAYNFLNSPTYNWRRFTLHLCRRIYFVIRKLLDDSSEEVLIFDDSTYSRNRSKKVELLSRVFDHTDMKYIKGFRMLTLGWSDGNSFLGLDFALLSSADKKNRYNEINPDIDKRTCGYHRPASWGVVSSWGRAVPTD
- a CDS encoding transposase codes for the protein MARAKRHYLPGHVWHITHRCHKKEFLLKFGRDRRRWIEWLFEARKRYGLKVLNYIVTSNHVHLLVVDGGGRHVIPDSIKLIAGRTAQEFNQRKKRKGAFWEDRYHATAIQCDEHLIKCLIYIDLNMVRTGVVKHPAEWEFSGYHDIQNPRQRYRIIDYDALMSVFQFTDLDHMKESHQIWVTEELKEDRLKRQSQWTESIAIGDKSFVESVKESLKHRAKGRDVVEAENGICQLRETHEPYDGYIPKPLFRNEYLWE
- a CDS encoding DotA/TraY family protein, with translation MSDALSQVSDMSTNIAATDWSKQILDSFFGDGWNTFLSGSSTTTEATSLIFEILGSLNTIAMFCATVLLTVFTLYGVIGTAHEGNFLGKRMHSVWAPVRSTVAISFLAPVAKGLCVLQIIILASVGMSINFANTLWGTGLDFMKENQGKISTILPADTLSNFDKVVDYTIYATAVQRYMQYYQNKEFSGNLYEVSWEPDYYVAVDPYLTGLDQASVSGRWLLSFNIPWSVAGSGDGSWSKLKTQMANKVRDFTSWGVDSGDLWSISIPATSQSDAIGLARRDAVVRAVTDVGNIVGNVVAAKKGANTPSYDRNDIIAIVENYDNTVKPILKQAETISDVIFQEGLNDFVDDAKNSGWLFAGSYYWTISRYAERQSEVVNNKPTFKRPDKDEIQEEFSSSAVTSHGSQFRGIIKAVIGKLSSKSVSIEDKAKIAKSGLKTDPMEAAKNMLALNWSDNVINYFVGKMSSEGDIIGNMSTVGHYCINTALGMIAFQTIVAIAGDVASNPVAEITSLGLSSIISGGAKVLGSYLMSAIMPIMLLGFFLAFYLPALPWIAWTLATVGWVLLCLESLFAAPLWAVAHSIPEGEGIAGTHGKQGYMLFLAVLLRPPLMVAGFFCAVILAGILGKFIGGSFAIFQAGMNAEHSGPISGPVSVIPMLFIFGSTCIVATHKIFKLITHLPDTVTKWIGQQVQNLGEDQDESRLRGATTTAINSGATALSTGMGAAIKQQEALKAEKAKMAEAQGNLGTSDGEEQHQMTEREGDGGSAGEDSQDTGGQAHGGIEKKDL